The sequence GTTGACAAAAATCTATAATTTGTCTGCAAGAACAGGAGTCTGAACAACAGCCTGAACATGCTGAAACGAGTCCTCAGAAAGTCCCAGAGTGTGAGCAGAACGATGGCCCCCCCAGTCACGAGAAAGTCTCTGCTAAAAGGCCATGTTCCGTTATCTCACCAATGGCTGGTCCATCTAAAAAGGCCAAGAGTGACATCGCCCTGACACCCAAGAGGAAAAGAACATTCATTGAGACTTGGAAAACCCAGTTTCCATGGGTAAGATGTGTGGACGACATCATGTTCTGTGAGGTCTGCAGAGAATATCCATCCATTGCTGACCACAGCAGTAAACTGTACGAGGGTGTCACAGGGTCAAAACGCATTGAGACACTTCAGTCACACGAGTCCAGCAAATATCACCTTCTCTGCATTCAAAGGAAAGAGGTCACAGAGAAAGGCACAGGGCCAATGTTTGTGGCTCTCAAGAAGCAGGCAGAAAATATGGACGACCAACTGAAACCCATGTTCAACACTGCGTTTTATGTCGCCAAACAAAAGTTGCCTTTCCGTTCATTTGAGGGCCTCATCGAACTTCAAGAGAagaatggcattaaaatgcctACACAGTACCGGAACGATAAGGGGTGCAAGGCATTTGTGCAGGCCATTGCAGAAGTCGAGAAGGACAGAGTTTCTGAAGACCTCAAGGCTTCAAGATTCTTCGCTCTGATGGGAGATGGATCCACGGATATATCTGTGACAGAACAGGAGAATGTATATGTTAGGTAATTATTATTTTGAATTCTTTTGTAAGTCTTATTTAAGTTACATTTTATCTCCAAAAGGGCCTTTTGTTTATGAGTAATTAATTCACAATCATTTTATTGATGAATTTTATTAGTTTCAATGTTCAGTTAACTTAAAAGTTTTTAACAGGTAAAGTATATACATAAATTGTTTAAAGCGAATGAAGGTGAAGTTGCTTTTTAGTGTTCTTAGTCTTAAAAAAAGGTGAAGGCAACACTGGTGTGGGAAGGTTTATATAAgataatcatttaaaaaaatgttattgCACTTTATTGatgtactttatttattttctatctTCAGGTATGTCAAAGATGGACTTCCAGCAACAGAGTTCATTGACATCATGGCTGTAAAGTCAGCTGATGCTAATGGTGTTCTGGCAGCTCTCCTCGAGGCACTACATCATGTCGACCTAACAGATGGAGACATAAAGAAGAAAATAATAGGCTGCACATTTGATGGTGCCAGCGTTAACCAAGGTGCCAAGGGAGGAGTTATTGTGAAGTTGCGGGAATTGTTGGGGCATGTACTCATTTCGATTTGGTGTGCTCCACATAAGCTGGAGCTGTCGCTCCTAGATGCCACCAAAGCCACTGACTTCATTGACATCGTAGAGAAAGGAGTGGACCCCATCTACAGATTCTACTATGGATCTGGTAAACGTAGGAGGGAGGTGAATGCCATATCAGCCGTTATAGACGAGGATCCTGTCTATTTCTCAGCACCCTGTGGCACTAGGTGGATGGCGTCAAGACTCCGGGCATACAAGGCTGTAATAAAAAATTACAACTCCGTCATCCTACACATGGAAGAGGCTTCAAACAGAAAAACAGACGAAGGAGCTAAGTGTGTGGGGTACTTGAAGGTACTGAAGTCTGCAAAGTTTGTTGATGGGCTCCACTTTATGGTAGATGTCTTGGAAGTGTTGGCCAACGTGAGTCTGGCATTCCAGAGTAATGATCTGTTCATTTATGATGTTGATGTAAAGTTGTGTGAGGCCAGGATCAAGTTGGAAGGCCTTAAGCATAATAGAGGTGATGTCTACACTGCCTACATGGCAACCTGCAAGGATGGCAAGTTTGACAGTAAGAACAATGGACACATCACTTCACTGAAAGGAACAGGTATTCCAGAAACAGTGAAGAATTCCTTCTTGGAGAATTGTGTGAAGTTCCTAGAGAAGAGATTTTCCTTCCTGAAGGATACCCCTTTCAGTGATTTCCATGTTCTTGACCCCAGGAACATCCCAAGATCAGATGCACAACTAGCTACATATGGTGATGTTCAGGTTATGAACATGGTGACCCACTTCGAGTCCGTTCTCAGTGAGGAGGAGGTAACCAACATCCCTAGACAGTGGCCAGCTCTCAAGGCCAGACTGAAGTACAGGCAGAGGCAGCCCGCCAAGGAGGTCATAAGTGACCTTCTCACTGAGAACCACCCAGATGTGAAGGACGTCCTGGTTCTGGTGTACATGATGGTCACCCTttctccctcctctgctgccgtGGAGCGTGGATTTTCCCTCATGAACCTCATAAAAACATCCAGAAAATCCCAGATGACCAATGAAACTCTGGGGTCACTCATGAGGGTCAGCCACATCACCACCACAGTGGCAGGGTTTGACCCAGAGCCAGCCATCCAGAAATGGAAAACATCTGCTAAGACCAAGAGGTATGTCAAAGCTGCCCCAAAGCCTGCTGCAGTGAACAGCAACTTACCTGTGCCTGTTGCCCCATAGCTCGGTGTGAGGAGAACCACTGGAGTGCTGCCCCACAGTTCGGGAGACAGCTGCAGTGAACAACCACCCTGAGCCTGAAGCCATACCTTTCTGCTAGCATGTCTACTAGTCCCACAGAGGAGAAAACATTATATTGTTAGTACTTAGTTGTTTTATCTTATTATTTTATATCTGTCATTCATTTGATGTGCCTTGATGGTAGAAGTTCAGAAACCAGACACTGTGAACATTATGAACAAATAaacaataaaatgttacctacAGTAACCTAGATTCTTGTGTGCTTTATGTTGATATGTAATCATATTTAAAATAGGTGCAGCAATGCATGCACAAAGTATAGAtatggacaagtgaaaaatgtattcggacaagtacatttccaaactcacttgtccatggacaagtactctctaaaaactttttctcacactgcaatGTACCTTTCACACTTGACCACACCCCAAACTAATGGCACACACATTTCAGGgtattgttttgttatgaatgcttagtaaacagttttaagaagccatggtattaaatccaactaactgaatttattttaaaaaatgtaaggAACTGGCTGCAGAATCACCCCCGGTGGCACCAGCAGTGAAACCTCGACCAGCATCACCGAGGAGTCCTTCCACTTTGATGCTGAGCCCTGCCTGGCAGAATCCACCATCTGCACCACACCGGCACCGCGGCTCGGAGAGAGGCCAAGCACACTCAGCACTCGAAGGCCTCCGGCGAAGCGCAGGATGATGATACTAAATGAGACACTGTCTACCGCTGTTCATtgttcaagattgaaatgtaaatgtgcaaGCCGTTTTTCTGCCCCTCTATTCACATGTAGCCTTTCATACGTGATGATTTCTTCATTCTCGAACTGTTGTGGAGCAGAACTATACAGTTGCAGGACTAGTCTCAAGTACCTCAATATAATGATAGTATGTCTGCACTTTGTGCTCATTTCATCAttaattcatgtattttatattctactaaaactgaatcaaaccataaacaaggtggcctgttgggattcatatatatatacagttgcaagaaaaagtatgtgaaccctttggattctccacacatagcgttgtgtgttccttccaagcaactcagctttggtttcatctgtccacagaacatgttgccagtagtgctgtggaacatccaggtgctcttttgcaaacttcaaacgtgcagcaatgttttctctggacagcagtggcttcctccgtggtgtcgtcccatgaactccattcttgttcagtgttttacgtatcgtagattcgtcaacagagacgttagcatgtgccagagatttctttaagtctctagctgacactctaggactcttcttcatttttatagggcagggcagtgTAATATCTTGGATATTAACAGACAACGGAACAGTTGGTTATTTAACAGGACTCTTTATTGCTGCCTCCGGTGGTTCTCTCGCCACCCCCAATTACTGTAACTGTCGTAAACATGCCGTAACGTatatgacaactccccttgtagTCAGTTAACAATACTATGACATCTCCCTTTTTCCCTTTTAACAATATAACACCTATCAATAACTTAGATATCTTTTCTCTAACAATTCAACACATATCAATAACTTAGATATCTTTCTTTAACAATATCAACACATCAATAACTATGACATctctcctttttttctcttttttttttttttacaataacaacaccctttttttttgttattgaaCTGTCCCCTCACAGGTCAAGTCTCTGGACAGGTCTAACAGGTCTACCAGACCTGGTTTGGATCAGTCCGTCAGTGTTCCTTGTTGGACCAGGCGAGCCATGTTCTGGGCTCATCTGAATGTCTGGTGTGTTATTCCTGGGATTTGTGTCGTCGTTCGCTGGAGGCCCGCTACGGGCACCGCTTGGAGATGTCGACGGTTACGTCTGTACAGAGCACCCTGCTCCGTCTTGATGAGATAAGACCTCTGTGTAACACTCTCACCTGCCACTACTGCAGGTGTGGACCAGGTCTTTTGATCGTCCAGTCTGGTGAGAACATGGTCTCCTCGCTGCAGTGGTGTGGAGAAGAACGGTAAACCATTAAAGCAAGTAGGGGGTCCTTTTGTCTCAGAATCCCCTTTGCCGTTTGGACTGCACGTTCAGCATAACCGTTTCCTTGTGGGTTGTGGGGACTAGAGGTTGTGTGCGTAAAGTCCGTGTCACAGGCAAAGCCTCTGAAGACATCGCTGCTGAACTGCGGTCCGTTGTCACTGACAACCTGCTCCGGTATTCCGTGCCGGGCAAACGTGGCTCTCAGCTTCAAGATCACATGTGCACTAGTCGTGGTAGGCATGTGGAGTATCTCCAGGTATCTAGAGTAGTAGTCAGCTATGACTAGGTAACTCTCTCTCTCATGTTCACATAAATCTATGCCAATTCTCTTCCACGGCCTGTCTGGGAGAGGTGTTGACAGGAGAGGCTCTCTGTGctgtagtgttgcacggtgtaccgatacttgaaaggtaccgcgataccctttcGTTAAAAACGgaacgattcctccgtttcattagtatcggtactttaagaatgacggggaaaagtactcccgtgaaaaagcgccgttttaataagagccgtgtgtgttcagcgctgtgtgttcagcgctctgcttccactccctgcactgcagccatgcctgcagtccctctcctctcaagcacgttctaagtccctcccctctctcgtgcacgcggccacgcgctagctgccagagcatgtgagaaaacgagaagcatggctgcaaatgggagtgcaactgccgctgcgcctcggcttgttgacaaaaaagacgccagaagtctgtgaacgggccgttcaggtgtttcagagcagagctccctgtcggagcggcagagcgtgatgtgcactgaaaagtttttctgtcgcaatattatcgttgagcaaacgtaactagcaaactagcatcactatctgctaacgttagctttagccttcgttttctattagtttttttcataggctataaacggaggtggtatacgtatatatcttgtacttgagtaaaagtagaagtaccagaatgtacgaacaatcctgcaatcaaaatgttcctcaaataaaagtacaaaagtattatcatcaaaatatagttaaagtagcgacagtaaaagtagaagtactcaggtcttgtactagaagcaccagagtgtaggaatactctgttacagtaaaagtactgcattaaaaatgttcctcaagtaaaagtactaagtagcgacagtaaaagtagtcattgtgcagattggtccatttcagaataatatatatgatgtgttttataatgattgatcatgaaagtgttctcaaatctggtaaaggtgcagctagtttgaatcttgtggatttactccaggtggaactaaagtctgatttaacacttggttatatttcacatcattcatccacatctgtgaagtaactagagGGATTAAtacaaagtacaccatgtacctctgaaatgtagtggattagaagtacaaagtagcaaaagaaacattgaaatacttaaataaagtacaagtatctcaaaattgtacccaagtagtacttgagtttatgaacttagttactttacaccagtggctatacagatagaaagactaagccttgcacagaggcatgaaaatacattttcaaaatgctcaacagtgctgccaaaatgttaaactcactgctacacaattaaaataaatgcttttatatatatttatattagatgtgactctttggggtttctgttcttagtaacactgctgctttagttgttctgactgctaaaatcctgttattcctcattttaaagccgatattccgtgtttccctttttttaagaaaagtatcgaaaaagaatcggaatcgcaattcttgacttggtatcggtatcgaaaccaaaatgttggtatcgtgacaacactactgtGCTGTGCTCTCCTCTGCTCACGACAGTACATGCAGTTCTCGACGttgtgtgtgatctgtgtggCTATGCCAGGCCACCACACCGAAGTGTTGGCCCTGTCTCTGCACTTGTTAAGACCTTGATGGCCCTCATGTATGCGTTCTAGTATCTCTGACCTCAATCTCCCTGGTATCACTATTCTACTCCCTCTGGTCACTATCCCATCATGCATAGACAGTTCCTTCCTAACGGGAAAGTACTCCCTAACACAGGTGGTTATGTGTGCTAGGTGTTCAGGCCACCCCTCTTGTATGTACCTGATTACTTCTTGGAGCTGCTCGTCCGCTGCCGTCTCCGCGCGGATGCTGTCTATCTTTTTCGGCGATGCTGGAATGCTGCTCATCACAGCTGCTACGTAACACTCCACGTCTGTGTCTCTACTGAGCTCCTTGTCTTCCTGTGGGCTCCTGGACAGTGTGTCTGCCACCACCAGGGTTTTCCCCGGTGCATACTCAGCCTCCGGGTTGAACCTCATCAACCGCATGAGGAGTCGCTGGCAGCGGAGTGGCACATTGTCGAGATCCCTGGAGTTCATCAGTGGGATGAGGGGTTTGTGATCCGTAATCAGTTTGAATGCTGGGAGGCCGTAGAGATACATCTGAAACCTCTCACACGCCCACACGCTCGCCAGGCACTCCTTCTCTATCTGAGCGTACCTGGTTTCAGCGTCGCTCAGTCGCCTTGAGCAGTATGCTACCGGTCTCCAGTCGTCGCCATGGAGCTGCAGCAGGACACCGCCTATCCCATAACTGCTTGCTTCTGCTGAGACCACTGTGCTCCTGGTAACATCATAGTACACCAGGGTAGGTGACGTTGTGAGGAGCTCTTTAACTCGCTCAAAGGCTGCTTGTTGCGCCGGACCCCACATCCACACTGAGTCTGCTTTTAACAGTGCATATAGTGGCTGGCCCACGGTGGCGAGGTCTGGAATATATTTCCCCAGGTAGTTGATCATGCCGAGTGCTCTCTTTAGTTCCTGCACGTTTTCTGGTGGTTGAAGTTTTCTGACTGCAGACACTTTGGCCGGGTCGGGTCGTACACCATCTTTGTTGATCACCTGACCCAGGAAGTGCAGCTCCTCCTTTCTCAGCACACACTTCTCATTGTTCAGCTTCAGGCCTGCAGACTCCAGCCGATCCAGAACCTTCTGCAGCCGCTCATCATGTTCGCTGGTGTTGCTGCCATGGATGATGATGTCGTCCATGTAGACGGCAACGCCATCCAGCCCTTCCAGCGTCTCTACCATCTTCCTCTGAAATATCTCAGGTGCGCTGCTTATCCCAAAGGGAAGACGTTTAACACAGTACCTTCCGTACGGCGTGATGAAGGTGGTCAACCTCTGGCTGTCTCTGTCCAGTGGGATCTGCCAGAACCCTGGCGCTGCGTCAAGTGATGAGAAGACTGTGGAGCCGCTGAGCTGAGCTATCATCCCCTCTGATGTCGGTAAGATGAATCTCTCCCTTTTGACAGCCTTATTAAGCTTCTTTGAGTCCACACAGATGCGTGTTTTTCCAGACTTTTTCTGGACTGGCACCATGGGTGCGCACCACTCTGTTGGGTCAGTCACGGCTTCAATGATGTCGTTGGCTTCCATCCTCTCCAACTCCTCTTTCACTGCACCCAGGAGCGGTATGGGACCCGGCGTGCTGTGCATACTGCATAGGGCTGGTTATTGTCCTTTAGAGCTATCTTCACAGGCTGTGTTTtcagtaggccaaactcctgttCACTGGTGTTGACCTCGCCCACTCGCTTTACTAACCCCATAGCTACAGCTACTGGCCTGCTGAGTAGGTTATTCACACTCTGCCCTCTAATGACACAGAGCCTGCATGTGTATGTGTTTCCCTTGTAGCTGGTCTGTGTTATAAACTGCCCTAAACAGTTCAATCCCCGGGACCACTCAGCACCTCCTTTGGCCTCTGTAGAACCCTTTTTGGCTCCAGTGTTTTGTACACAGTTTCGCTTATGATACTACAATCGGCTCCAGTATCTATTTTAAATTCTACAGGTGAGCTGCCAATCTCTAATGTGACTGTCCATTCATTATCACTGTGAGGCATGCTATTAACTGAGCCCAGATAATAATACTGTCCATCTTCTGATCCCTCAGTCACTTCTCTCACCTGCTTGCTCTTGCACACCCTTTCCCAGTGTCCACTTTTCCCACAATTATTGCAagtagacctccttgctgggcaGTCATCCTGCTGGCTGTGTGGCATTTTGCCGTACTGCGACTCGTTTTCCTCTTCCCCGTAGGTAAAAGAGCTGAGAATGTTCTCTGCTTCCTTCCCGAGCGCATACACCAGCGTGCTTACTTGAACTGGACCTTCTTCTTTGTCCAACTTAGTAGCTGTCCTGTACCGTGTAAACCGTTTCTTCCAGTCTGACCATTCGGCGGGTTTCTCGAAACAAAAACTCTCTGGTGGTTGAAACTTTGCCATCCTCgaccacttctgacaccatgtaATATCTTGGATATTAACAGACAACGGAACAGTTGGTTATTTAACAGGACTCTTTATTGCTGCCTCCGGTGGTTCTCTCGCCACCCCCACTTACTGTAACTGTCGTAAACATGCCGTAACGTATATGAcaggcagctttaaccaacacctccaatctcgtctcattggttggactccaggttggctgactcctgactccaatgagctcttgaagaagtctttagcctaggggtgcacatactttttctgcactgtgaatgtttacatggtgtgttcaataaaaacatgaaaacatatcattgtttgtgtggtattagtttaagcagactgtgtttgtctattatTGTGACTTAgacgaagatcagaacacattttatgaccaacttatgcagaaatccaggtcattccaaagggttcacatactttttcttgcaactgtatatatatatatatatatatatatatatatatatatatatatatataacattgttactcttagaaacaaaattaatgacctcttgcctttgaccggtatagtgttatcaacagctcccggaaacgtaagttctaatattacactagatagtaaactagaatgcttttcagccataaaccttgaacaattacattcaattattctctcttctaaaccatcaacgtgcatgttagacccaattccaactaagctgttgaaggaagttttcccattaattagcacttctttattaaatattatgaatatgtctttattatcaggctatgttccacaatcattcaaagtagcagtgataaaaccgcttcttaaaaagcacaacctcgatccagaggttttagccaacgatagacctatttctaatcttccgttcctctaaaAAATTCtcgagaaagcggtcgcaaaacagttgtgtgattacttataaaacaatgatttatttgaagattttcagtctggctttagaacacatcacagcacagagacagctctggttaaagtcacaaatgatattctaatagcctcagacaagggacttgtctctattcttgttttgctcgatctcagtgctgcatttgatactatcgaccatgatatcctattgcaaagactagagcacttagttggcatacagggaactgctttaggctggtttaggtcctatctatctgaacgctctcagtttgtacgtgttaacgatgaatcttccacgcaaaccaaagttagctatggagtgccacagggctcagtgctcggacctattttgttcacattatatatgcttccgttgggcaatattataaggaatcattctgtaaactttcattgttatgcggatgatactcaactatatttatcaatcaagcctgatgaaattaatcatctaaatcttaaggacttaaaaacgtggatgaccttaaactttttgatgttaaacacgaccaaaactgaagttattgtacttggcccgaagaatctacgaaacaaattatctaaagatatactaactatggatggcattcatttggcctccagttttgaaatctattctttgacatgcaggaagccagtgtaaagacttcagaacaggagtgatgtgatccactttcttagtgttagtgaggactcgagcagcggcgttctgaatcagctgcagctttctaatagattttttagtgagacctgtgaagacaccattacagtagtccagtctactgaagatacaagcatggacaagtttttccaaatcctgctgtgacattagtcttttaatcctagatatattctttaagcGATAGAACTTAAACTTCTTCtcacctttaaaagtccgtcacgaacggtctattatgctgcaactctatagctctgctagccttggcgctaacttccggggaacgattgagaggctccactatccgccattgctgtaaaaaagtggtccattggagtgaacggagatgacataactctcagtctatatggcgctgggcgggactaagtctcgaggataggagtcgaggaggggagttagagaaatgagaaagggcctataTGTGTCTGTCGTTATTGCATATGCAGCCAGTAGAGGGCACTGCTGTACTAACAGTCAATATCATtgccagcagtgtgtgtgtgtgtgtgtgtgtgtgtgtgtgtgtgtgtgtgtgtgtgtgtgtgtgtgtgtgtgtgtgtgtgtgtgtgtgtgtgtgtgtgtgtgtgtgtgtgtgtgtgtgtgtgtgtgtgtgtgtgtgtgtgtgtgtgtgtgtgtgtgtgtggtgtgtgtgtgtgtgtgtgtgtgtgtgtgtgtgtgtgtgtgtgtatatatatatatatatatatatatatatatatatatatattcttttcaAGTATTATGCTTCTTCATTTTAGCCGgaaaagggcaggactacgtctacttccagaaaagctgaagagagcctgtctgtggcccctcaggacgacccagaagcttcaacctcacactcacaacctcagcctaatgatgtgagtatttctattttcaacatcattcataatggtcctagacaaagtaaaatctctcttgtttgctgccactcatattaaacacactcacaaataaacccatacacacacaattgaagacatgttgaacatgcattcctgacacacacacacacacacacacacaccacacacacaccacacacacacacacacacacacacacacacacacacacacacacacacacacacacacacacacacacacacacacacacacacacacacacacacacacacacgatgctggcagtggctttgacaggtgatgactataagaaagaatgtgggccatactctagttgtgtcaaagtgatgtgtgtgaagtgaaacatcactcaaaccatgttcatccctctttctaggatcatagctatgtctcgcctgcttctcctactgctcttaaggccagactcaatgaagctttagcaagagtggagagtctcgagcgagagaggaagaatgccatggctagagaaaagagggcagagaccacagtgaggagtcttttgggggatttgagggaaaagaacctcattaatgaagaactcaaagagaggcttgatttctactcaggtaaaatgaaattagcactttgaaatgcatgtacatcttactcttacactctttattaaaggggaaaggaatcaccaattacagctataatattccggtagtttattcattttacaatggatattgatcgtaatatttattgtatatgatattactcgccaaaagaaaattaattatccaccGGCTgggccattaggggagtcccaaatggtgacgtcactgggtgggtcttcgctccgggtatccataccggaagtcaacacaacgtagcagatatggcagcgatggaggaattttgcaatgagatcgacgttttgaacgatgaatttgactattcgtcgggagatgacattgatgtggaagcatctacagttaccaggcatcccatggcctatgctcatgaaccgattcggtcgaatagagtggcatacgatccggaatccgCCGAAAGTACCGACGGTTCTGAACTCGCCGAGTGGGATACCACCAGTTCCAGTACTGACTCGGTCTCAGAGGAAGAAGATGTTGCTCAAAACCCAGGACGAATGGACAACACAGATTGGTGTACATATAACAATTGTGTGGTGAGGCCAtcggaaaatgaaaataaaaataaaaacatactctgttatcctcttaggccccacggaacCGAAATTGCGTCATTTGCaagaaacaacgtctaaggaaccttaatatttaataaactatgaatattttatatccatataacgggaaaaaactcatttaactgatctttttcatttatttattcaaaaaaaacacacaatgctaacagtaagcctctgaattagccccgagcgaaaaatgctaacctattactgcaccgaaaatcactcctagctcccttattacttatcctagctgcacatccaacacattgtttatgatcgtaaagacacagaatctaacggtgcccacctcaacactgaaagatacaaactcgcgaggttatcaacaaaaacgtacatcaaaacaagtggcgctaggtactaacatgcgctaggctagcggcttaccttcctcattgtctggtctaaactggtcttcaatggcattacaacgataaaaacgatgatgtagttaataggttaatatccaatggggctgtgcccactttgaaatgttctgataatctataagcaatacaactgcaattccgttatctgctgtccgctctgtgctccgtgcgctctgggtcctgcagtaccatccattgaacacctagtccagcaatactagcctttttagggctgttttcgacagatgagcttgtgtatgccagtttaattagttgagctatagaacacccccaattctctattgtgcgtca is a genomic window of Pseudochaenichthys georgianus chromosome 21, fPseGeo1.2, whole genome shotgun sequence containing:
- the LOC117466185 gene encoding zinc finger protein 862-like, whose product is MAGPSKKAKSDIALTPKRKRTFIETWKTQFPWVRCVDDIMFCEVCREYPSIADHSSKLYEGVTGSKRIETLQSHESSKYHLLCIQRKEVTEKGTGPMFVALKKQAENMDDQLKPMFNTAFYVAKQKLPFRSFEGLIELQEKNGIKMPTQYRNDKGCKAFVQAIAEVEKDRVSEDLKASRFFALMGDGSTDISVTEQENVYVRYVKDGLPATEFIDIMAVKSADANGVLAALLEALHHVDLTDGDIKKKIIGCTFDGASVNQGAKGGVIVKLRELLGHVLISIWCAPHKLELSLLDATKATDFIDIVEKGVDPIYRFYYGSGKRRREVNAISAVIDEDPVYFSAPCGTRWMASRLRAYKAVIKNYNSVILHMEEASNRKTDEGAKCVGYLKVLKSAKFVDGLHFMVDVLEVLANVSLAFQSNDLFIYDVDVKLCEARIKLEGLKHNRGDVYTAYMATCKDGKFDSKNNGHITSLKGTGIPETVKNSFLENCVKFLEKRFSFLKDTPFSDFHVLDPRNIPRSDAQLATYGDVQVMNMVTHFESVLSEEEVTNIPRQWPALKARLKYRQRQPAKEVISDLLTENHPDVKDVLVLVYMMVTLSPSSAAVERGFSLMNLIKTSRKSQMTNETLGSLMRVSHITTTVAGFDPEPAIQKWKTSAKTKRYVKAAPKPAAVNSNLPVPVAP